The genomic stretch GAAGAGAAGTCAGCAAAGCCACCGATGAGGTCTGAACCACCACCTGGATGAGCCAAGACAAATATAATTCAAAtaaaagctcttttttttcactAAAAGTGCCAAAATTGAATTTTATAAGTTTGTAGAAACCTGTTGTAGAACTCTGATTGGACGATGGGTCTATGACTAGCAGGTCAGCAAGACCACTGCTGGAAGACTGTCGGACTGATGACTGAAGAGAGAGCGGCACCATGGTTTAATAAGCACAGACATTAAACATATGCATCACAAAAAGAGAGTGTGAGTACCTTCTCCTCTGGGCTCTTGTCTCCTGTGTAATGGGCAGCAGCACCCAGGTCAAGGGTCTTGTTGCTTGTGGCTCCACTGCGTTTCCgtgtggtggtggtagtggtttCTGTTGCTTGAGTGATCTGGATGCTCTTCGTTGTGACagtctcctcctcatctttaaACTCAAGGGTGTCCTGTCTGCCATTTCTTGATGCTCTGTCCTCTTCATTGTCACTATGGCAACCAGAAGAAGGATTTATGAGCACTCAGGAAATTCTGCtatttgttttgctgctttgctGTAACTGTGTGAAGTGATTTCTGTGTATTATTGTTGAATTATGTAATCGATAATCCACATCTCAGCAGTTTAAACATTCTACACATGCGACGTGGAGGCTGAAATGATGTGCAGTGAGTGGGTGGCTCTTTGCATTATTTTTCATCATTTGTGACCAGTCAGCTACCACAATAACAGCAAGCACAAGCTAGGAAGAATGTAATATACTGCAGTaaacatacataaatatttACCTGATTCTGTCAGGTGAGTCAtcacgttctttctttctgAACTTGTTGAGTGTGTCGTCGATGGTGCTGCCTATCTTATCACTGATCTCTCCGAGTTTCTCACTAAATGGGAAAACTCCTTTGCTCTTATCCCAGTCTTCATCCCACTTGCTCCGATCCAACTCATTTGCTAGGAGGGAGAGGACAGAAAAGGAGATTCCAGTTTGAACTGACAAGACATTCAGTATAAACAGAATCCAGCTGTATATGTTGAGCAAATCTATAATAAATGTGAGACAACTACAACAACAAAGGCTGCACAAGTTATTTCAATGTTCTGGTTGTTTCAGTGCTGTAGAACTACGACGACAGATTCTGGACAGTGCGGGTTATAATAacgtttacattttttaaatacacagaaTATAACTTACAGTTCTTAAAgctgccacctcctccacccatgctgtcagaggagactccaatgtatttgtctttgttcttcttggctttcttcctctcctctctcaatCTGTCATCATCTTGGATGAACTCCACCATCTCCTTCACCTTTTGACGCACGTTGATACCTTGATCCTTACCATTCTCATCTGGCCACAGACACAAGTGCAGAAGGCACACATTCTTATACAACATGAGAACTACTGCCACTGGGCTGCTATGTATTGAAAGCTGAATGTTGAGATATTTTATTGGAAATCTCACCAATGAAGTGGTAGTTTTCGAGAGATCGCAGGTCATAGATGTGTTCCCTGGCACTAGTGACGACTCTTTCAGAACCATTCCTGATTAGGTAGGCCAGCAGAAGCAAGGCCTAAGAGAGGGAGATAAAAGAGACAGCATGGGATGTAGATGTACTAAGTGGGGGTATGCAGTCAGCATAGCTCAGTGAGGAAAAAAACTTTCCTAAAATATACttgtttttccccccactgcTTCTCCATGCTGAGTCATACATGGATTTTAAACTCTATGTAATTACTCttcaaaaatacaaatatactcTTTCTTGGTTCTTGCATAATATATGTTCTTTGCAGATCGGTCTTATATGATTATGTGGGACTGTAATCAAGATGTAGTGCTCTGATCTTTACACTACAGATATGGAGCATGTCATGTTCCCATGGATAAGGGGATAGTTTCTTTGAAGTGAGGTTATTTGAGGAAGCAGACAGGAGTACTGTCCCAGTAGCCAAGTAATAAAATGTTTTGGACGATGTCATcagcaaaaatgtattttagcaCTTTAAACAATGCCCTCTCTCCTTGTCGATTTTAAGTACACACGAAAAGTCAAAATTTGTCCTTGCAGAACCCTGGAGTTGCTGGTTAACAACCATACCTTGTAAACTCTTCTCCAGTTTTTCTTGTTGTCCTTCAGCATCCTGGTCCACAGCATGTTCATTACCTCTGGGAACTGCTCGTACATGAAGGTAGatctacaaacacaaacatgtacagTCTAAAGTAATACTGCTAAAGCACAGGTGAGAAAAGCAAACTTGATCCATGCATCTATGGGTTAATATAATAACTATGTATGGGCAAGTGTTTTACACTTACTTGGCTATTTCTCCCATTAGCTGTCCAGAAGGCCCCCAGGGATCATCATTGGTGGCCTCTCTCACCTTGGATTCAATCTCAGAGTAGTTCATTACCACATTAGTGCTGTTGacacaaaagaaagaaataccATATATTAGAACAAAATACACCTGGAAACATTTGAATTACCATCAATTTAAACAGCGTTGCTTTTTCATCTATCAGTATAGTGTTGAgttaaaagcaaagcaaaacGTAGACATAGTTATAGAGTAATATTTCTGTGCTAACGTGTCAATGTTGTCTGATTTCATGCATAttataaacacaaagaaaacagtgaaaaagagtgagagaaaaagacaatGTGGACATGGAgactgtttattattattcactgAATAATGAATGACCTTTCTAAAAGCTTGCATGTTGACCACATGAAAGTCtgggcacatacacacaagcagtTTTGAGTGGGGAGAGAGatgggacagtgtgtgtctcaggtaaACAAAGCCAAACCTATCCATAAGCTATGTTTgtcttctgttctctgtttttgtggGCTCACCTggtgctgtgtttggtttcctgtgtgtgtgagagagggttAGCTGAATCTGACACACATCTAAGAAAGACAAAGCCAAAGCACTGCATCATGAAAACactgctcttcctctttctctgctacAATCTGTCCCATCTACTGCACCTTCTTTATTTTGCTTCTCCCGTTCTTCAATCCTCTAAATTCTCCTTTATTCCTTAGCAGTTCCTTTCTCAGAACTCTGACCCACCAACAGATAGAGGAGGCATCTGTACACATGACCTTTAATTGTTATTATCAGTAGATACATGCGGACAGACAGCAAGGGCTATATGTTGGTGTCTGCAGAAAAGGAAAGGCTGCCAGTGCCAACTCTGTTGAGGTAGATCAATAATAGAGTGTATTCATCATGCCCAGCCAGGCACAACAAACAACTGATGGAAGCTGCTTTCTATTACTCCAGAGATATCCGTCAACCCTGCTTTTTAATACTGCCACCTCCATTGTTTGGCATGTTCAGTtatctgtttttaatgttaCTTTCTTATCTGCAAGAGACtgcaatgagagagagagaggaacagagagtgagagagagaatcaaGGGAGAGAAAGAACATAACTATATTATGTTTTGATTTGATCACCataatctatatatataaaaaggctAAATATACATTGCATGAATTTGGTGTATTGCTGCATAAGTgagacccaaaacatcagcccATTGTCACGCAAGTTCAGACTGTGGAAAAATACAACCCCATCAgacaaacagaaatattttttactgttttttttaccatttagTTATTCACACTGATCCATTATTACATATGTGTATGGGGCTAAGGTATGTTCATTTTATGTCCAAATTAGAACCTATGCTGACTATTAAGCAATGCTGACTGCATCTAGAATCAATCAATTTCAATTCTAATCTCGCTTTTCTATGTGATTTTAATAAATTTGAGTGCCCTACTTAAACAACAGTCTGACCTTCTCATCATGTGTTTTTAGATGTGTATAATGGTATCATCAAAAGACAAAAACTTGAATCATGtctttgaataaataaatgacagatGGAGTTCTGTTTTACTTGCTTGATTTAATTCTCTTTTTCTACTTTCAAGACCTGTGTGAAAATTGGTTGATGTTTTCGGTCATATTTATGACAGAGAtggcagaaatatagaaaattctacATGGTTCACATGGTTTAAGCAGCACTGTATATGAGACAATTACTGTGCTTTCAAATGTTTCAGTATTGTCCAGATATAATTCAATGTAAGTAGTACAAACACTAATACAGCACCCACGCATTATGCATTATAACAGCCTACAGAGCAAACAAGCTAACAAAATATATGTGCAGGTTTTAAATACCCACAGGAAGCAGAACCCTCCAACTTTGAATTAACCACCTcagtacaaaaacaaagcaaaaaataatTATAGGACATATAAACAGCATGAGTGCAAAAAAAAGGGCACAAAGTATAATAAAACGCAACGCAGCTCTGCCACACATTCTGCCTTTGGAAAACTCATAATGGTCAGGTATAATTATGGTTAAACTGAACTGCATACTATTACAGCATGCTATATACACTGCTATTCattttgtaatgttttgttAATATAGCATAGAGCAGTTTGACCACAATAGTAATAATGTATtgtaaagtttaaaatgttGATTGCGGCACAGAAAAATGTCCGCTGTGGTACTATTCTAAATTGTTTTGTAAACTTGgaacaaataaaaactgaaacaaaataCAATCTTCTGATTCTTCTACAATCAACTGAGgatataataaataatgatcttattttactgaaaataaaaacaagtctTCTTTGTTGATCACACACCACGTGAGTAGTCTGATTTAGTGTTAGCCAATATAATCACTATGAAAACTGTTGTACTTAAGCGAAATTGAGGCCCAGCCCTCAGGAAGCTGCTGgttttccctcctcctgctgggtTCACTACAATCACTGAACAAAGTAACGTTATGCGGCGCATTGTACATGCAACAAAAGACGCTCATCACAGGAACCATACGTGCTGTACTGTGCAAACAAACTACACAGTGTAGCAGGCTGACACATCACCAGCGTTAGCTGCTATAGTATTATATATTTGGTGGCTAACAAGCTTTGCAGCTGGGGACGAAGGGAACATGGGCCTCGTTAGACCGGTGTGGTTACAGTGAGAATCGGTTGGCAGCTATTTGCCAGACTGATCACATACAATTTATTATGCCACCTGTTTTCCCATCATCAACACTGAGCTTTCCAGCAGGGATATGTTTTAAGATGAATGCACAGTAAAGGCAGCGGGCATCCCCAGGGTGGGACAGGGCGTGATTCTGCTGCAGATTTCtcagaaacacaacacacataacATACCCGACCTGGGCTTAGCAGCGCTAGCGGAATCAGCTAGCTGGGTAGCTTTCGACCTGGatcagaaataaataaactcaCAGTTGTGATTATATTTTTCTAATGTGAAACAGCAGGACTATAGAGAGAAATGCCACTGCTAAACATCTGTTTATGAAATTTATATAGTAGAAATAACGATTGGCAGCTTGCCAGCTAGTCAAGGCTAACAGCTGAGGGCTATCGCCGTGACGTCACGGCCCGTATCCTCTCCTCAGTCAGCGATAAAAGCTGCTGATGCTGCCCAGCTGAAGCTTTCGAGCTAGCCGGTTAGCTTAGCAGCCACTTAGCGGTTTAGCTGATGCTAATGCAACGAGCTCCACCTGCTCCCCAGTACTCACGCTTTGTCCACCAGCTCTCTGACTTTCCACATATTCAGCATCTCCGCACGGAACTGCGGGCTCGCCGCCTCGATACTGCGTCGCCCCCGTGTCTCTACGCCCCACAAGGCCAGAGGTAGTGTCCGGTTACCAACGACAATCCTCCCACTCCTCGATGAGCTCCGATAGTACCGTGTCCGCTACGGTTAACGGACCGTCCCCAGTTGCTACGGAAACGTCGATCTCTGGCTACGTCACTGGAGCGTCGTGATGCGTCTGTCCATCAGGGACC from Parambassis ranga chromosome 14, fParRan2.1, whole genome shotgun sequence encodes the following:
- the LOC114445933 gene encoding clathrin interactor 1-like isoform X2: MLNMWKVRELVDKATNVVMNYSEIESKVREATNDDPWGPSGQLMGEIAKSTFMYEQFPEVMNMLWTRMLKDNKKNWRRVYKALLLLAYLIRNGSERVVTSAREHIYDLRSLENYHFIDENGKDQGINVRQKVKEMVEFIQDDDRLREERKKAKKNKDKYIGVSSDSMGGGGGSFKNSNELDRSKWDEDWDKSKGVFPFSEKLGEISDKIGSTIDDTLNKFRKKERDDSPDRISDNEEDRASRNGRQDTLEFKDEEETVTTKSIQITQATETTTTTTRKRSGATSNKTLDLGAAAHYTGDKSPEEKSSVRQSSSSGLADLLVIDPSSNQSSTTGGGSDLIGGFADFSSPAASASLPTSTAASSNGNGEFGDWNAFSANPPASSNSATAQPVTDLFGSVQSPTAQTLGGMASQQSIGQQQKVGQGSLGSTWSDPSVNISLDFLSAGLTTTKTPPTLNNIIQQQGVPPVSLLAQNFGGLNLSSPPHVTPIRPPTNPMMAGNVMAMGMPASMATGMPPTMTTGLQGGIPINQGMMGMNMSMNMGMTAPVMMGGITGVGVPGVGMGIAHSITPAVVPPKQDAFANFGNFGK
- the LOC114445933 gene encoding clathrin interactor 1-like isoform X1; this encodes MLNMWKVRELVDKATNVVMNYSEIESKVREATNDDPWGPSGQLMGEIAKSTFMYEQFPEVMNMLWTRMLKDNKKNWRRVYKALLLLAYLIRNGSERVVTSAREHIYDLRSLENYHFIDENGKDQGINVRQKVKEMVEFIQDDDRLREERKKAKKNKDKYIGVSSDSMGGGGGSFKNSNELDRSKWDEDWDKSKGVFPFSEKLGEISDKIGSTIDDTLNKFRKKERDDSPDRISDNEEDRASRNGRQDTLEFKDEEETVTTKSIQITQATETTTTTTRKRSGATSNKTLDLGAAAHYTGDKSPEEKSSVRQSSSSGLADLLVIDPSSNQSSTTGGGSDLIGGFADFSSPAASASLPTSTAASSNGNGEFGDWNAFSANPPASSNSATAQPVTDLFGSVQSPTAQVSNPTSVPPSAELFDLMGGVNHQLTNPHTTLSASQSMTFSLGGMTPGATVPTLPLSRSQQTLGGMASQQSIGQQQKVGQGSLGSTWSDPSVNISLDFLSAGLTTTKTPPTLNNIIQQQGVPPVSLLAQNFGGLNLSSPPHVTPIRPPTNPMMAGNVMAMGMPASMATGMPPTMTTGLQGGIPINQGMMGMNMSMNMGMTAPVMMGGITGVGVPGVGMGIAHSITPAVVPPKQDAFANFGNFGK